A genomic window from Cydia strobilella chromosome 26, ilCydStro3.1, whole genome shotgun sequence includes:
- the LOC134753170 gene encoding zinc finger protein 883-like yields MTEIKIESSDLLACRICLATDTKLFGIYEHQLDETFADVMGTALSAWDGLPQHLCSCCRVLLLKSSGLRERCYRAQDLLKQILVHQQFLTTDFIRTIDRISSQLSLHLTIDNLDQPIEFTHDEYIDFIDNEATIADDAFNDADSIDDDDDDDLPLKQIEKRITHKEKQPPKKVLRKRKVVKEVKKGRNVKKVNITVKKVKSKEKEIENKTEKAYKRKKKGFKRFFSCEEDYIKFENNYNISIIKVSEEEQLKDMEARKQSANYARALLRCEKCFKGFLSEATFENHQKVHDPIMGINECHLCFARFKHPTRLRRHMETHTLKFICKLCPLVTRHRGMAMMHSDFHSGKTFECKYCGLTFKKKTTFNTHIRVQHPLENASGGTCDVCGETFIGKRGLQQHKTMAHRKIPIKELKCSVCSVQFENLDAVVRHSTADGCDPKLRACPQCGETFLAEEQLAAHADSTHVKPVYKCDDCDKSFATKSSLGTHVDRVHLKIKPKKIGFYKYHMYPKKMQIKRVEEICEVCGKGYPSSTWLKYHQRTHTGERPYKCPSCPKSYMTPAALQSHSVSHTGVRRWQCSVCPKTFLHQSSIYKHKLVHTGEKPFACHICSKTFTQSGSLATHVKYVHMKLKPPPRRRRHQPA; encoded by the exons ATGACTGAAATCAAAATAGAATCGTCAGATCTGTTAGCGTGTCGTATTTGCCTTGCGACCGACACTAAACTGTTTGGAATATACGAACACCAACTCGACGAAACTTTTGCTGATGTGATGGGCACAGCG TTATCAGCATGGGACGGCCTGCCGCAGCACCTCTGTTCCTGCTGTCGGGTGCTCTTGCTCAAGAGCTCAGGGCTCCGGGAGCGCTGTTATCGCGCCCAAGACCTTCTCAAGCAAATTCTGGTTCATCAACAATTT TTAACAACAGACTTTATACGCACCATAGACAGAATATCCAGCCAGTTGTCACTCCATCTAACCATAGACAATCTAGATCAACCAATCGAATTCACACATGACGAATACATAGATTTTATTGACAATGAAGCAACTATAGCTGATGATGCATTCAATGATGCTGATTCtatagatgatgatgatgatgatgatttacctTTAAAACAAATTGAAAAAAGAATAACCCATAAGGAAAAACAACCACCCAAGAAAGTATTAAGAAAACGAAAAGTCGTCAAAGAAGTTAAAAAGGGTAGAAATGTCAAAAAAGTAAACATAACTGTCAAGAAAGTAAAATCGAAAGAGAAAGAGATAGAAAATAAGACAGAGAAAGCTTATAAGAGAAAGAAGAAGGGATTCAAAAGGTTTTTTAGTTGTGAAGAGGATTATATCAAGTTTGAGAACAATTATAATATCAGTATAATTAAG GTAAGCGAAGAAGAACAGCTGAAAGATATGGAAGCACGCAAACAGTCGGCGAATTATGCGCGCGCGCTGCTGCGCTGCGAGAAGTGTTTCAAGGGCTTCCTCTCTGAGGCCACGTTCGAGAATCACCAAAAAGTACACGACCCG ataaTGGGCATCAACGAGTGTCACCTCTGCTTCGCGCGCTTCAAGCACCCGACGCGCCTGCGCCGGCACATGGAGACACACACCCTCAAGTTTATATGCAAGCTCTGTCCACTCGTCACTCGACACAG AGGCATGGCCATGATGCACTCCGACTTCCACTCAGGCAAGACGTTCGAGTGTAAATACTGCGGCCTCACGTTCAAGAAGAAGACAACGTTTAACACGCACATACGTGTGCAGCACCCTTTAGAGAACGCGTCGGGGGGGACTTGTGATGTATGTGGAGAGACCTTTATCGGGAAGCGGGGGCTGCAGCAACATAAGACAATGGCGCATAGGAAG ATACCCATCAAAGAACTGAAATGTTCCGTGTGCAGCGTACAGTTTGAGAATCTCGACGCCGTGGTCAGACACTCGACAGCTGACGGATGCGACCCCAAACTAAG AGCGTGTCCTCAGTGCGGAGAGACATTCCTCGCAGAGGAGCAACTCGCAGCGCACGCGGACAGCACGCACGTCAAACCGGTCTACAAATGTGATGAT TGCGACAAATCGTTCGCGACCAAGTCCTCGCTGGGCACCCACGTGGACCGCGTGCACCTCAAGATCAAACCCAAGAAGATCGGCTTCTACAAGTACCACATGTATCCGAAGAAGATGCAGATCAAAAGGGTGGAGGAGATCTGTGAGGTGTGCGGGAAGGGGTATCCG AGTTCTACGTGGCTGAAGTACCACCAGCGCACGCACACCGGCGAGCGCCCCTACAAGTGCCCCTCGTGCCCCAAGAGCTACATGACCCCCGCCGCGCTACAG AGCCACTCCGTGTCGCACACGGGGGTGCGGCGCTGGCAGTGCTCCGTGTGCCCCAAGACCTTCCTGCACCAGTCCTCCATCTACAAACATAAGCTG GTACACACCGGTGAAAAACCATTCGCCTGCCACATCTGCAGTAAAACCTTCACGCAGTCGGGCTCGCTCGCCACGCACGTCAAATACGTGCATATGAAGCTGAAGCCGCCTCCACGCCGCCGGAGACACCAGCCTGCGTAG
- the LOC134753181 gene encoding gastrula zinc finger protein XlCGF26.1-like — protein METSGADSGSMAPARVKEEPEMDMSELRGSIEYNQGLLRCDFDKHVLVKVEVEFVGEEECVKEECEEEEDSTYGWGVSEAAMLAGLFPKHEVKDELVLGPELPHRPDVGLVVRAPAHVSPAVVSGRRRSCAVRLERLLVDVERRTCRVGRRTYKLHTHTAEHAHTRNVTTIYQCHHCGKRFRNKSVLKKHVHTHSPLHNSTGDYSSERHTILHGDKKQAHITIHAGGKPYRCNYCDFKTTHKPNLLTHLMIHTGEKPFKCRYCDYECRRQVDLKYHEMRHTEEKAFACSNCDFKCYTKSELRSHEKIHSDEKPFQCSYCKYKCNRKNVLRNHQMIHTGEKPFRCKYCDYACRRRGDLQNHENRHTGKMTFDCSNCDYKCYTKSELRGHEKIHSDEKSYQCSYCKYKCKRNKVLQNHQMIHTGEKPFRCKYCDYACRRKDDLQNHENRHTGEMPFECSNCDYKSYRKSDLRRHEMLHCDEKPFQCTYCKYKCKRKKDQQNHQMIHTGEKPIQCSYCEHKVRLKTNLKSHMKLHTQAHLRT, from the exons ATGGAGACAAGTGGTGCCGACTCTGGCAGCATGGCGCCAGCGCGCGTGAAGGAGGAGCCCGAGATGGACATGTCAGAACTGCGGGGGTCCATAGAATATAACCAAGGTCTGCTCCGATGTGACTTCGATAAACATG TCCTTGTTAAGGTGGAAGTAGAATTCGTGGGTGAAGAGGAATGTGTGAAGGAGGAGTGCGAGGAGGAGGAGGACAGCACATACGGGTGGGGCGTGAGCGAGGCAGCCATGCTGGCCGGCCTGTTTCCCAAGCATGAGGTGAAGGACGAGCTCGTGCTGGGGCCGGAGCTCCCGCACCGCCCCGACGTCGGCCTTGTGGTGAGAG CGCCCGCTCATGTCTCCCCTGCGGTGGTGTCGGGTCGGCGCCGCTCGTGCGCGGTCAGGCTGGAGCGCCTGCTGGTGGACGTGGAGCGGCGCACCTGCCGGGTCGGGCGCCGCACATACAAGCTGCACACACACACCGCCGAGCACGCACACACACGCAATGTCACCACCATTTATCAATGTCACCATTGCGGCAAACGGTTCAGGAACAAGTCGGTTTTAAAGAAACACGTACACACTCACTCACCTTTACATAATTCAACCGGAGATTATAGTTCAGAACGACATACAATATTACACGGCGATAAAAAGCAGGCTCACATAACTATACACGCAGGTGGAAAGCCTTACAGGTGTAACTACTGTGACTTCAAGACTACGCATAAACCAAACTTACTAACTCACCTGATGATCCACACTGGCGAAAAGCCGTTCAAATGTAGATACTGTGATTACGAGTGCCGTCGTCAAGTGGACTTAAAGTATCACGAAATGAGACATACTGAGGAAAAGGCTTTTGCCTGTAGTAACTGTGACTTCAAGTGCTATACAAAATCAGAACTACGGAGTCATGAAAAGATACACTCTGATGAAAAACCTTTCCAATGTAGTTATTGCAAATACAAGTGCAATAGAAAAAATGTACTACGAAATCACCAAATGATACATACGGGTGAAAAACCTTTCCGGTGTAAGTACTGTGACTACGCGTGCCGTCGTAGAGGCGACTTACAGAATCACGAAAATAGACACACTGGGAAAATGACTTTTGACTGTAGTAACTGTGACTACAAGTGCTATACAAAATCAGAACTACGGGGTCATGAAAAGATACACTCTGATGAAAAATCTTACCAATGTAGTTATTGCAAATACAAGTGCAAAAGAAATAAAGTACTGCAAAATCACCAAATGATACATACGGGTGAAAAACCTTTCCGGTGTAAGTACTGTGACTACGCgtgccgtcgtaaagacgactTACAGAATCACGAAAATAGACACACTGGGGAAATGCCTTTTGAATGTAGTAACTGTGACTACAAGAGCTATAGAAAATCAGATCTTCGGCGTCATGAAATGTTACACTGTGATGAAAAACCTTTCCAATGTACTTATTGCAAATACAAGtgcaaaagaaaaaaagatCAACAAAATCACCAAATGATACACACGGGTGAGAAACCTATCCAGTGTAGTTATTGCGAACACAAGGTCAGgcttaaaacaaacttaaagaGCCATATGAAGCTACACACACAAGCTCACTTAAGGACTTAG